The genomic segment CGCGATTGCCGCCCTCTCTATCACGGGTGCGGCACAAGCGGCCGATCTCACGCCCACCGAAATCGTCAATCGCCACGTCTCTTCGGGCGGCAATGTCGATGCGATCATGGCTGATTATGCAGATGACGCGGTCGTGTTGCAGCAGGGCCGAGCGTTCCAGGGCAAGGATGCGATCCGCGGCCTGTTCGAGAACATGTTCAAGCGCCCTGCCGGCCCTGCCCCTTCCGCCCCGCCCGCTGGCGGAGCCAATGGCGGCGGCGCGCCCAAGATGAACGTCACCCGGGTGTGGGAAGAAGGCAATGTCGGCTTCATGACCTGGGAAATGGGTCCGATGAAAGCGACCGAGGAATTCATCGTTCGCGACGGCAAGATTCAGG from the Erythrobacter sp. SG61-1L genome contains:
- a CDS encoding nuclear transport factor 2 family protein, with the translated sequence MKFQLLGAIAALSITGAAQAADLTPTEIVNRHVSSGGNVDAIMADYADDAVVLQQGRAFQGKDAIRGLFENMFKRPAGPAPSAPPAGGANGGGAPKMNVTRVWEEGNVGFMTWEMGPMKATEEFIVRDGKIQVQTIFMSGPPAGGPAPQ